One Nocardia sp. BMG111209 DNA segment encodes these proteins:
- a CDS encoding TIGR03557 family F420-dependent LLM class oxidoreductase, producing MQIGYKLAAEGFGPAELIRQAVRAESAGFDFVEISDHFHPWLDDQGHSPFAWTVLGAIAARTERIGLATGVTCPTVRYHPAIVAQAAATVALVSEGRFTLGIGSGERLNEHVVGAGFPDTVRVRHRMLREALEIIRLLWRGGYQSYQGEYLHLSDARIFDLPDEPPVIAVAAGGPAAARLAAELGDGLFATEPDADLIEHYHAGGGRGPRYAEVPVAWAPDEQAAVAAALDTSRWAVTGWKVMSELPNPANFAAASATVRAEDIRAQFTCGSAPDDYVRAVGQYRDAGFDHLVLQSAGPDPDGFLDFYRDELRARLGSTAAAAG from the coding sequence ATGCAGATCGGATACAAACTGGCGGCGGAAGGCTTCGGGCCCGCGGAACTGATCCGGCAGGCCGTCCGCGCGGAATCGGCGGGCTTCGATTTCGTCGAGATCAGCGATCATTTCCATCCCTGGCTGGACGATCAGGGCCATTCGCCGTTCGCCTGGACGGTGCTCGGCGCGATCGCGGCGAGAACCGAGCGGATCGGCCTGGCCACCGGCGTCACCTGCCCGACGGTCCGGTACCACCCGGCCATCGTCGCGCAGGCCGCGGCCACCGTGGCCCTGGTCTCCGAGGGGCGCTTCACCCTCGGCATCGGCTCCGGCGAGCGGCTCAACGAGCATGTGGTGGGCGCCGGATTCCCGGACACGGTCCGGGTGCGGCATCGTATGCTGCGCGAGGCATTGGAGATCATCCGGTTGCTGTGGCGCGGTGGCTACCAGTCCTATCAGGGCGAATACCTGCACTTGTCGGACGCGCGGATCTTCGACCTGCCCGACGAACCGCCGGTGATCGCCGTGGCCGCGGGTGGTCCCGCGGCGGCCCGGCTGGCCGCCGAACTCGGTGACGGCTTGTTCGCCACCGAACCGGACGCCGATCTGATCGAGCACTACCACGCCGGCGGCGGGCGCGGCCCGCGCTACGCGGAGGTACCCGTCGCCTGGGCGCCCGACGAACAGGCCGCGGTGGCGGCGGCCCTGGACACCTCGCGCTGGGCCGTCACCGGCTGGAAGGTGATGAGCGAACTACCGAATCCGGCCAACTTCGCCGCCGCCTCGGCCACGGTCCGCGCCGAGGACATCCGTGCCCAATTCACCTGTGGCAGTGCGCCGGACGACTACGTCCGGGCCGTCGGACAGTATCGCGACGCCGGATTCGACCACCTGGTGTTGCAGAGCGCCGGCCCGGATCCGGACGGTTTCCTCGACTTCTACCGGGACGAACTGCGCGCCCGGCTGGGATCGACCGCCGCCGCGGCCGGTTGA
- a CDS encoding glycoside hydrolase family 15 protein, translated as MIAAAARSPHILRGYAFLADGRRGALVGPRGDIAWMCLPGWDGDAVFAGLLGAPSTYAVVPARTFVWGGSYEEGTLIWRSRWVAGSALIECREALAYPGDPHRAVLLRRIVAVREDAEVDVLLRPVADFGADPVREPHRDAAGVWRARVGPWRLRWTGAPDATVDGDGGWTARIRLRAGQSHDLVLEMSDRPLPDEPVDVEHTWAATESVWLAQQPDLGNSIAPRDAGHAYAVLRGMTSEGGGMVAAATTSLPERADQGENYDYRYVWIRDQCIAGQSVAALGPYPLLDDAVAFVTERLLADGPGLAPAYTTAGAPVPPTRTLDLPGYPGARPMIGNRVSEQFQLDIFGEALLLFAVAGRYDRLSPDHRRAARIAAAAIGRYHDRPDAGIWELENRFWTHSRLSCIAGLRAAAECPATGVDAGACTALAGTLLADVNRDGTHPRGFWQRGPGLPGADSALLLPIVRGAMPIEDPRCLATFEEIRAQLCDDHYVYRFRHGDTPLPKAEGAFLLCGFAMAMAAAQLGLPVTAARFFERNRAACGTPGLFAEEFDVEQRQLRGNLPQAFVHALLLESSVLLSADG; from the coding sequence TTGATCGCCGCTGCGGCCCGATCGCCACATATCTTGCGCGGCTACGCATTTCTGGCCGACGGCCGGCGTGGCGCGCTGGTCGGGCCGCGAGGGGACATCGCCTGGATGTGCCTGCCGGGATGGGACGGCGACGCCGTCTTCGCCGGCCTGCTCGGCGCACCCTCCACCTACGCGGTGGTCCCGGCGCGGACCTTCGTCTGGGGCGGCTCCTACGAGGAGGGCACGCTGATCTGGCGGTCCCGGTGGGTGGCGGGCTCGGCGCTGATCGAGTGCCGGGAGGCCCTGGCCTACCCGGGCGATCCCCACCGCGCGGTGCTGCTGCGCCGGATCGTGGCGGTGCGCGAGGACGCCGAGGTCGACGTGCTGCTGCGGCCGGTGGCGGATTTCGGCGCCGACCCGGTCCGCGAGCCGCACCGCGATGCCGCTGGGGTGTGGCGCGCTCGGGTGGGGCCGTGGCGGCTGCGGTGGACCGGCGCACCCGACGCCACGGTCGACGGAGACGGCGGCTGGACTGCTCGAATCCGGTTGCGCGCCGGGCAAAGTCACGACCTGGTCCTCGAAATGTCAGACCGCCCACTGCCCGACGAGCCGGTCGATGTCGAACACACTTGGGCGGCAACCGAATCGGTGTGGCTGGCGCAGCAGCCCGATCTCGGCAACTCGATCGCGCCGCGGGATGCTGGGCACGCCTACGCGGTGCTGCGCGGCATGACGTCCGAGGGCGGCGGGATGGTCGCGGCGGCGACCACCAGCCTGCCCGAACGAGCCGATCAGGGCGAGAACTACGACTACCGCTACGTGTGGATCCGGGACCAGTGCATCGCCGGGCAATCGGTGGCGGCACTCGGCCCATACCCGTTGCTGGACGACGCGGTCGCCTTCGTCACCGAACGCCTGCTGGCCGATGGGCCCGGCCTGGCCCCGGCCTATACGACGGCCGGGGCGCCGGTGCCGCCCACCCGGACGCTCGACCTGCCCGGCTATCCGGGCGCCCGGCCCATGATCGGCAACCGGGTCTCGGAACAGTTCCAGCTCGACATCTTCGGTGAGGCGCTGTTGCTGTTCGCGGTGGCCGGCCGGTACGACCGGCTGTCCCCGGACCATCGCCGGGCGGCCCGGATCGCGGCCGCCGCGATCGGGCGGTACCACGACCGGCCCGACGCCGGCATCTGGGAGCTCGAGAACCGGTTCTGGACGCATTCCCGGCTGAGCTGTATCGCGGGCCTGCGCGCCGCCGCCGAATGCCCGGCCACCGGCGTCGACGCCGGCGCCTGCACGGCCCTGGCCGGCACGCTGCTGGCCGACGTAAACCGCGACGGCACCCATCCGCGCGGTTTCTGGCAGCGCGGGCCCGGCCTGCCCGGTGCCGACAGCGCGCTGCTGCTGCCGATCGTGCGCGGCGCGATGCCGATCGAGGATCCGCGCTGCCTCGCCACCTTCGAGGAGATCCGGGCCCAGCTGTGCGACGACCACTACGTGTACCGCTTCCGGCACGGCGACACCCCGCTGCCGAAGGCGGAGGGCGCGTTCCTGCTCTGCGGGTTCGCGATGGCCATGGCCGCCGCACAGCTCGGCCTGCCGGTGACCGCCGCCCGGTTCTTCGAGCGCAACCGGGCCGCCTGCGGGACACCGGGCCTGTTCGCCGAGGAATTCGACGTCGAACAGCGGCAGTTGCGCGGCAATCTGCCCCAGGCCTTCGTCCACGCGCTGCTGCTCGAATCGTCGGTGCTGCTGTCCGCCGACGGCTGA
- a CDS encoding molybdopterin-dependent oxidoreductase, whose product MDPVAQFPAFVVVTHALNILFVTLLIRSGIEVLSSFPKLYWSDGCPPGREWLRLSRKNYGADSRRTWVSLDEEEAWHPIVALPGRGHLGMGRHWHFLTVQFWVLTGLVYITMVFATGYWHYLVPDHWAIVPQAVRDVGTYLQFRLAPPLPGQPFDAAQKLTYFAVVFLLAPLQIASGAGMSPAVLARFPRYGRLFGGKQAARSVHFLGMCAFCAFLAVHVSMVAVHGIPGEFGKIFLGSADAGPVAATVTGSLVLVVIVLVHIAATVFSRIRPRRTQQLLGIVVHRFEYVLSRLADSRQRYRRRDISEYHRINGHPPVDVGYRELAAAGFRDYRLAVGGLVADPLTLTLPELAALGFTRQITNHNCIQGWNGIAEWGGVPLAALIDRVRPAAGVTHIVFYAMDDKALTEGRGRYGYFYEAVPLAIARAPQALLALEMNGAPLPIEHGAPLRLRLENQLGYKMVKWIEAVEFVDDIAAIGLGQGGYREDQLFYGNTPGI is encoded by the coding sequence ATGGATCCGGTTGCGCAGTTCCCCGCGTTCGTGGTCGTGACCCACGCGCTGAACATCCTGTTCGTCACGCTGCTGATCCGGTCCGGAATCGAGGTGCTGTCCTCGTTTCCGAAGCTCTACTGGAGCGACGGCTGCCCGCCGGGCCGGGAATGGCTGCGATTGTCCCGCAAGAACTACGGGGCAGATTCCCGGCGGACCTGGGTGTCGCTGGACGAGGAGGAGGCCTGGCATCCGATCGTCGCGCTGCCGGGCCGCGGCCACCTCGGCATGGGCCGGCACTGGCATTTCCTGACCGTGCAGTTCTGGGTCCTGACCGGCCTGGTCTACATCACGATGGTGTTCGCCACCGGATATTGGCACTATCTGGTTCCGGACCACTGGGCGATCGTGCCGCAGGCGGTGCGCGACGTCGGGACGTATCTGCAATTCCGGCTCGCGCCGCCACTGCCGGGCCAGCCGTTCGACGCCGCCCAGAAACTCACCTATTTCGCGGTCGTCTTCCTGCTCGCACCGCTGCAGATCGCCTCCGGCGCCGGAATGTCACCGGCGGTGCTGGCCCGATTCCCGCGCTACGGCCGGTTGTTCGGCGGGAAGCAGGCCGCGCGCAGCGTGCATTTCCTCGGCATGTGCGCCTTCTGCGCATTCCTGGCCGTTCACGTGTCCATGGTGGCCGTGCACGGGATTCCCGGCGAATTCGGCAAGATCTTCCTCGGTTCGGCCGACGCCGGCCCGGTCGCGGCCACCGTCACCGGCAGCCTCGTACTGGTCGTGATCGTGCTCGTGCACATCGCGGCGACCGTATTCTCCCGGATACGGCCACGCCGCACGCAGCAATTACTCGGCATCGTGGTGCACCGATTCGAATACGTCCTGTCGCGGCTCGCCGATTCCCGGCAGCGCTATCGGCGCCGCGACATCTCCGAATATCACCGGATCAACGGTCATCCGCCGGTCGACGTCGGCTACCGCGAACTGGCCGCCGCAGGATTCCGCGACTATCGGCTGGCCGTCGGCGGGCTGGTCGCCGATCCGCTGACCCTGACCCTGCCCGAATTGGCCGCACTGGGTTTCACCCGGCAGATCACCAATCACAACTGCATCCAGGGCTGGAACGGTATCGCCGAATGGGGTGGGGTGCCGCTCGCCGCCCTGATCGACCGGGTGCGGCCCGCCGCCGGCGTCACCCACATCGTCTTCTACGCCATGGATGACAAGGCCCTGACCGAGGGCCGCGGCCGCTACGGATACTTCTATGAGGCGGTTCCGCTGGCGATCGCCCGCGCGCCCCAGGCCCTGCTGGCACTGGAGATGAACGGCGCCCCGCTGCCCATCGAGCACGGAGCCCCGCTGCGGCTGCGCCTGGAGAATCAGCTCGGCTACAAGATGGTCAAGTGGATCGAGGCCGTCGAATTCGTCGACGATATCGCGGCGATCGGCCTGGGCCAGGGCGGATATCGCGAGGACCAATTGTTCTACGGCAACACACCCGGCATCTGA
- a CDS encoding CBS domain-containing protein, translated as MTSDPVAMAPGTSVRQAAQAMREKDIGAVLIVDNDQLQGIVTDRDLVVRALAERTDLSDCSLRDVCSGELITAAPDEDANTAIKRMRDHAVRRIPVVDGGRPVGVLSLGDAAVTKDSGSVLADVSTAPGNP; from the coding sequence ATGACCTCCGACCCGGTAGCAATGGCACCGGGCACCTCGGTGCGTCAAGCGGCGCAGGCCATGCGCGAGAAAGACATCGGCGCCGTGCTCATTGTCGACAACGACCAGCTACAGGGCATCGTCACCGACCGCGATCTCGTCGTCCGCGCCCTCGCGGAGCGCACCGATTTGTCCGATTGCTCCCTGCGGGACGTGTGCAGCGGAGAACTGATCACCGCGGCCCCCGACGAGGACGCGAACACGGCGATCAAGCGCATGCGCGACCACGCCGTCCGCCGCATTCCGGTCGTCGACGGCGGCCGACCGGTGGGGGTGCTGTCACTCGGCGACGCCGCAGTGACCAAGGACTCCGGCTCCGTGCTCGCCGATGTCAGCACTGCACCCGGCAACCCTTGA
- a CDS encoding molybdopterin oxidoreductase family protein, which translates to MRAPITARTGWHRIEQPWGQRTPYGPGEAWPARVDMQLADGMTEEMVQRWVPSASVLHSNGDAFDIAVTDDRIVGVRGRAGDRINRGRLDPKDLFGWQATASPDRLTTPLQRVDGRLVPCDWDTALDRIATRTTELLDTAGPEAIAFYTSGQLFLEEYYTLAVLARAGIGTNHLDGNTRLCTATAAESLKQSFGCDGQPGSYTDIDHADVIALYGHNVAETQSVLWARILDRLAGPQPPALLCVDPRPTAVARHATVHLAPIPGTNMALMNTLLHEILECGWIDRDYIAAHTIGFDELATTVAPWPPERGAAVCGLDVEDIARAARLLGTSRRLVSTVLQGFYQSHQATAAAVQVNNIHLVRGMLGRPGCGVLQMNGQPTAQNTRECGANGDLPGFRNWANKNHVTELARLWNVEPETLAHDGPPTDAMQIMRLAETGTIRMLWISATNPAVSLPELARVRRILDRHNLFLVVQDIYRTETTAFADVVLPAAAWGEKTGTFTNADRTVHLSQQAVRPPGQARSDLRIFLDFARRMNLRDRDGNPLPPWDDAHSAFAAWQRCSAGRPCDYTGIDYPQLRDGGIQWPRPAGHLDEDHERLYTDGHFFALPDMCESYGKDLVTGAAHDEQHYRATNPDGRAMIKAAPYLRPPEPPTADYPLALITGRTIYHFHTRTKTGRTPQLDTAAPDVWAELSADDAQTAGITDGDTVEIRTPRGVLRASARITAIRPGVVFVPFHYGYWDTAEHDGPHTRAANELTRTDVDPVSKQPLFKTAAARIRRVDNPIPAAAGRPAGAPTAEARPAQQPTGGPDRAAHRPRRRGK; encoded by the coding sequence ATGCGAGCACCGATCACAGCCCGGACCGGCTGGCACCGTATCGAGCAACCGTGGGGACAACGCACCCCGTACGGTCCGGGGGAAGCATGGCCGGCGCGGGTGGATATGCAGTTGGCCGACGGGATGACCGAGGAGATGGTGCAGCGATGGGTGCCATCGGCGTCGGTACTGCATTCCAACGGTGACGCCTTCGACATCGCGGTCACAGATGATCGGATCGTGGGCGTCCGCGGCCGCGCCGGTGACCGGATCAACCGTGGCCGCCTCGACCCGAAGGATTTGTTCGGATGGCAGGCGACTGCGTCGCCGGACCGGCTGACCACGCCGTTGCAGCGCGTCGACGGACGGCTCGTGCCCTGTGACTGGGACACCGCGCTGGACCGGATCGCCACCCGCACCACCGAGTTGCTCGACACCGCCGGACCCGAGGCGATCGCCTTCTACACCAGCGGGCAGTTGTTCCTGGAGGAGTACTACACCCTCGCGGTCCTCGCCCGCGCCGGTATCGGCACCAATCACCTCGACGGCAATACCCGGCTGTGCACCGCCACCGCCGCGGAGAGCCTGAAACAGTCGTTCGGCTGCGACGGGCAACCGGGCTCGTACACCGACATCGACCACGCCGACGTCATCGCCCTGTACGGCCACAACGTGGCGGAGACCCAGAGCGTGCTGTGGGCCAGAATCCTGGACCGGCTCGCCGGGCCACAGCCCCCGGCGCTGCTGTGCGTCGACCCACGCCCTACCGCCGTCGCCCGCCATGCCACGGTCCATCTCGCGCCCATCCCCGGCACGAACATGGCGCTGATGAACACCCTGCTCCACGAAATCCTCGAATGCGGGTGGATCGACCGCGACTACATCGCCGCGCACACCATCGGATTCGACGAACTGGCAACGACCGTGGCGCCCTGGCCCCCCGAACGAGGCGCCGCCGTGTGCGGTCTCGACGTCGAGGACATCGCTCGGGCCGCGCGTCTGCTCGGCACCTCGCGGCGGCTCGTTTCCACCGTGCTCCAGGGCTTCTATCAATCCCACCAGGCGACCGCGGCGGCAGTGCAGGTCAACAACATTCACCTGGTGCGCGGCATGCTCGGCCGCCCCGGATGTGGCGTCCTGCAGATGAACGGCCAGCCGACCGCGCAGAACACCCGCGAATGCGGCGCGAACGGCGACCTGCCGGGATTTCGCAACTGGGCCAACAAGAATCACGTCACCGAACTGGCGCGACTGTGGAACGTCGAACCCGAGACCCTCGCCCACGACGGGCCACCGACGGATGCGATGCAGATCATGCGACTCGCCGAGACCGGCACGATCCGGATGCTGTGGATCTCGGCGACCAACCCCGCCGTGTCACTACCGGAATTGGCGCGAGTCCGGCGAATTCTCGACCGCCACAACCTCTTCCTCGTCGTGCAGGACATATACCGCACCGAGACAACGGCGTTCGCCGACGTCGTGCTGCCCGCGGCGGCGTGGGGCGAGAAGACCGGAACCTTCACCAACGCCGACCGCACCGTCCACTTGTCCCAGCAGGCGGTCCGCCCTCCCGGCCAGGCCCGATCCGACCTGCGGATCTTCCTGGACTTCGCTCGCCGCATGAACCTGCGCGACCGCGACGGCAATCCGTTGCCGCCCTGGGACGATGCGCACAGCGCGTTCGCCGCCTGGCAGCGATGCAGCGCCGGCCGTCCCTGCGACTACACCGGCATCGACTACCCGCAACTACGGGACGGCGGCATCCAATGGCCACGTCCCGCCGGACATCTCGACGAGGACCACGAGCGGCTCTACACCGACGGGCACTTCTTCGCCTTGCCGGATATGTGCGAAAGCTACGGCAAGGACCTGGTGACCGGCGCCGCTCACGACGAACAGCACTATCGCGCCACCAACCCTGACGGCCGGGCCATGATCAAGGCCGCCCCCTACCTGCGCCCACCGGAACCACCCACAGCGGACTATCCGCTCGCGCTGATCACCGGCCGCACGATCTACCACTTCCACACCCGCACCAAAACCGGCCGTACCCCGCAACTGGACACCGCCGCCCCCGACGTCTGGGCCGAACTGTCGGCCGACGACGCCCAAACCGCAGGCATCACCGACGGTGACACCGTCGAAATCCGCACGCCCCGAGGAGTTTTGCGCGCCAGCGCCCGCATCACCGCGATCCGGCCCGGGGTCGTGTTCGTCCCCTTCCACTACGGCTACTGGGACACCGCCGAACACGACGGCCCGCATACTCGCGCCGCCAACGAATTGACCCGAACCGACGTCGACCCGGTGTCCAAACAACCACTGTTCAAAACCGCGGCCGCCCGAATTCGCCGGGTGGACAACCCCATCCCCGCGGCAGCCGGGCGCCCGGCCGGCGCACCGACCGCCGAGGCGCGCCCGGCCCAGCAGCCGACCGGCGGGCCCGATCGTGCCGCGCACCGTCCCCGACGCCGTGGCAAATGA
- a CDS encoding NAD-dependent epimerase/dehydratase family protein, whose amino-acid sequence MRVVVVGATGNIGRRVVAELSALPGTTVVGLARRRPEPGIVAGDVHWVAADVRHDDLRRHFTGADAVMHLGWLFQPTHRPRVTWDTNVIGTSRVLAAVAAAQVPVLVCASSVGAYSPAGDDRPVDESWPTDGWPAAAYTREKAYVERLLDIHERDHPGRRIVRLRPAFVFQWASAAQQRRLFAGPLLPDRLVRRRIPPLLPIPAGLRFQAVHAEDVGRAYASALASGAHGAFNLAADPLITGAELGDLLGARPITVPPAAVRTTLALAWRLHLAPAPPELFDAMMHLPVMSTARARNDLGWTPRFSATDALGDMLTGLRTGTGGDTPPLRADAGGPLRVHEFASGTGGHDPTDH is encoded by the coding sequence ATGCGCGTCGTGGTAGTGGGAGCAACGGGCAACATCGGCCGCCGAGTGGTCGCCGAACTGTCGGCACTGCCCGGCACGACCGTGGTCGGCCTGGCCCGGCGCCGGCCCGAACCCGGCATTGTCGCCGGTGATGTTCACTGGGTGGCCGCTGATGTGCGCCACGACGACCTACGCCGCCACTTCACCGGCGCCGACGCCGTCATGCATCTGGGGTGGTTGTTCCAGCCCACACACCGGCCGAGGGTGACATGGGACACCAACGTGATCGGGACATCCAGGGTCCTGGCCGCAGTTGCCGCCGCGCAGGTCCCGGTGCTGGTCTGTGCCTCCTCGGTCGGCGCCTACTCGCCGGCCGGCGACGACCGGCCGGTGGACGAGAGCTGGCCGACCGACGGCTGGCCCGCCGCCGCCTATACGCGGGAGAAAGCGTATGTGGAGCGGCTGCTCGATATCCACGAACGCGACCATCCTGGCCGGCGAATCGTACGGCTGCGACCGGCATTCGTGTTCCAGTGGGCCTCCGCCGCCCAGCAGCGGCGGCTGTTCGCCGGCCCGCTGCTACCGGATCGCCTGGTGCGCCGCCGCATTCCGCCACTGCTGCCGATCCCGGCCGGACTGCGTTTCCAGGCTGTCCATGCCGAGGACGTCGGCCGCGCCTATGCGTCCGCGCTGGCTTCGGGTGCCCACGGTGCGTTCAATCTGGCCGCGGATCCGCTCATCACCGGGGCCGAGCTCGGTGATCTGCTCGGTGCCCGTCCGATCACGGTCCCCCCTGCCGCCGTGCGCACCACACTGGCCCTTGCCTGGCGCCTGCACCTGGCGCCTGCGCCGCCGGAATTGTTCGACGCCATGATGCACCTGCCCGTCATGAGCACCGCGCGGGCTCGCAACGACCTCGGCTGGACCCCCCGATTCAGCGCCACTGATGCTCTCGGCGACATGCTCACCGGGCTGCGCACCGGCACCGGTGGCGACACTCCACCATTGCGCGCGGACGCCGGCGGTCCGCTGCGCGTGCACGAGTTCGCTTCCGGCACGGGGGGTCACGATCCGACAGACCACTGA
- a CDS encoding hemerythrin domain-containing protein, with translation MTISADTDVVDLLLRQHRQVEDLLDQIPAARGQSKQEHFQDLVRLLAIHESAEEQFVHPAARKTAAGDEVVDARLAEENEAKHVLTDLHDLGVDHADFDRKFAAFANAVREHAEHEENDEFPALRAANSPTDLHAMAERVERAEKLAPTRPHPHAGESAAANMLAGPPLAVFDRIRDALRHP, from the coding sequence ATGACCATCAGTGCCGACACCGATGTGGTCGATCTGCTGCTGCGGCAGCACCGCCAGGTCGAGGACCTGCTCGACCAGATCCCCGCAGCGCGCGGGCAGTCCAAGCAGGAGCATTTCCAGGATCTGGTCCGGCTGCTGGCGATCCACGAGAGCGCCGAGGAACAGTTCGTTCATCCCGCCGCTCGCAAGACCGCCGCCGGTGACGAGGTCGTGGACGCGCGGCTGGCCGAGGAGAACGAGGCCAAACACGTCCTCACCGACCTGCACGATCTGGGTGTCGACCACGCCGATTTCGACCGGAAGTTCGCGGCGTTCGCGAACGCGGTGCGTGAACACGCCGAGCACGAGGAGAACGACGAGTTCCCGGCATTGCGTGCCGCGAACTCACCCACGGACCTGCACGCGATGGCCGAACGGGTCGAACGTGCCGAGAAGCTCGCGCCGACGCGCCCGCATCCGCACGCCGGGGAATCGGCAGCCGCGAACATGCTGGCCGGCCCGCCGCTGGCGGTGTTCGACCGAATCCGTGACGCCCTGCGGCATCCCTGA
- a CDS encoding glycosyltransferase — translation MLAGGGGCEFTAAMVRDCAGHCAQFRWRTLGLDRWVADPWPWLCEADLVVAHAGQGAVADIAAAGTPAILIPAARPFGEQHATARAVAAAGPAVTTPRWPATDRWPGLIEQALALDGRQWTRWQVRGAPERAAAVIAAVAGR, via the coding sequence GTGCTGGCCGGCGGCGGTGGATGCGAATTCACCGCGGCCATGGTCCGCGACTGCGCCGGCCACTGCGCACAGTTCCGATGGCGCACCCTCGGCCTGGACCGCTGGGTCGCCGATCCGTGGCCGTGGCTGTGCGAAGCCGACCTGGTCGTGGCCCACGCCGGACAGGGCGCGGTGGCCGATATCGCCGCCGCCGGCACGCCCGCGATCCTGATCCCGGCCGCTCGCCCCTTCGGGGAACAACACGCCACCGCCCGCGCCGTTGCCGCGGCCGGACCGGCCGTGACGACCCCCCGCTGGCCCGCGACCGACCGCTGGCCCGGCCTCATCGAACAAGCCCTGGCACTCGACGGCAGGCAGTGGACCCGCTGGCAGGTCCGCGGCGCCCCCGAACGGGCCGCCGCCGTCATCGCCGCCGTCGCGGGCCGATGA
- a CDS encoding glycosyltransferase family 2 protein, protein MKIAVVTVAAGRTHHLRNQLDTVARSTRIPDAHIVVAMGDREVAATVGHRATTVFLPAAPPLPLAAARNRGARTALDTGADLLIFLDVDCLPDPNMIDRYQRAAAVVGDTAALLCGPVTYLRPPPATGYDLEALDRSRDPHPARPSPPDHALCDGTDFDLFWSLSFAVTTETWCAIRGFDPGYRGYGAEDTDFAYRAAAVGARLVWVGGAHAYHQYHPVSDPPIEHLPDILVNARLFHRRWGVWPMRGWLHGFAAAGLIEYVGGETGWAAQ, encoded by the coding sequence ATGAAGATCGCCGTTGTCACCGTTGCCGCCGGGCGCACCCACCATTTGCGCAACCAACTCGACACCGTGGCGCGCAGCACCCGCATTCCCGACGCGCACATCGTCGTCGCGATGGGCGACCGCGAGGTTGCCGCTACGGTGGGGCATCGGGCGACGACGGTCTTCCTGCCCGCCGCGCCGCCGCTGCCCTTGGCCGCCGCCCGTAACCGCGGGGCACGAACCGCGCTCGACACCGGCGCCGACCTGCTGATCTTCCTCGACGTCGACTGCCTACCCGACCCGAACATGATCGACCGGTATCAGCGAGCCGCCGCAGTGGTCGGTGATACGGCCGCACTGCTGTGTGGCCCGGTCACCTATCTGCGGCCCCCGCCCGCTACCGGCTACGACCTCGAGGCTCTGGACCGTAGTCGCGACCCACACCCCGCGCGGCCGTCGCCACCGGACCACGCACTGTGTGACGGCACCGATTTCGATCTGTTCTGGTCGCTGTCGTTCGCGGTCACCACCGAAACCTGGTGCGCGATCCGCGGTTTCGATCCCGGCTATCGCGGATACGGTGCCGAGGACACCGATTTCGCATATCGCGCCGCGGCGGTGGGAGCACGGCTGGTCTGGGTCGGTGGCGCGCATGCCTACCACCAATATCACCCCGTATCGGACCCGCCGATCGAACACCTGCCCGACATCCTCGTCAATGCCCGGCTGTTCCATCGCCGCTGGGGTGTGTGGCCGATGCGCGGCTGGCTGCACGGCTTCGCCGCCGCCGGGCTGATCGAGTACGTGGGCGGCGAAACCGGCTGGGCAGCACAGTGA
- a CDS encoding methyltransferase — MMLFRAPGVYRPQFDTALLMQAAEAAVVPAGGQVLDVGTGSGALTVAALRFGAQRVTAMDISRRALLSVWLNSLRWPGRVELLHGDIRHVRPRDRYDLVLANPPYVPAPAADGAARSARAWAGGPSGRAVLDPLCALLPQLLRESGTGLIVQSVLSDPVRTIEILDTGGLNAEITARGTVAFGPVLRSRLAWLEAAELIMPGQRDEELVVIRARHRRVR, encoded by the coding sequence ATGATGTTGTTCCGTGCTCCCGGCGTCTATCGGCCGCAGTTCGATACCGCGTTGTTGATGCAGGCTGCCGAGGCGGCTGTGGTACCGGCGGGTGGGCAAGTTCTGGATGTCGGTACCGGTAGCGGTGCGTTGACCGTCGCGGCCCTGCGGTTCGGGGCGCAGCGGGTGACAGCGATGGACATCTCCCGGCGCGCGTTGCTGTCGGTGTGGCTCAACAGCCTGCGGTGGCCGGGCCGCGTCGAACTGTTGCACGGCGACATACGGCATGTCCGGCCGCGCGATCGCTACGATCTGGTGCTCGCCAATCCGCCGTATGTGCCGGCGCCGGCCGCCGATGGTGCGGCTCGCAGCGCCCGGGCCTGGGCGGGTGGGCCATCCGGCCGGGCGGTGCTCGATCCGTTGTGCGCGCTGCTGCCGCAATTGTTGCGCGAATCGGGCACCGGATTGATCGTGCAGTCGGTGTTGTCGGATCCGGTGCGGACGATCGAGATACTCGACACCGGGGGTCTGAACGCGGAGATCACCGCTCGCGGGACCGTCGCTTTCGGTCCCGTGTTGCGGTCCCGGCTCGCATGGCTGGAGGCGGCGGAGCTGATCATGCCCGGACAACGGGATGAGGAGTTGGTCGTGATCCGTGCCCGACATCGACGAGTGCGATGA